The following proteins come from a genomic window of Vallitaleaceae bacterium 9-2:
- the ispH gene encoding 4-hydroxy-3-methylbut-2-enyl diphosphate reductase, whose amino-acid sequence MEIIVAKTAGFCFGVNRAVQHLEKMLDEHTSQNTHIYSYGPVIHNPQVVEHFNNQGVTIIHTLDELDTYPPGELLIRSHGVSEETIKKIQERGFTIVDSTCPYVKKIHRIVEKASLSGDAILIIGDENHPEVIGIAGWAKGEVIIIKDVDEIDQIQWDKNKTYTVVAQTTFNVEKYKLILKKLQKKSIRVIINETVCQATVMRQREALELSEKVTKMIVIGGKNSSNTQKLYEICKSQCKDTYYVETIEELELNVFKDNDIIGITAGASTPKNIIEEVISNVRNAKF is encoded by the coding sequence ATGGAAATTATTGTTGCCAAAACAGCAGGGTTTTGCTTTGGTGTCAATCGAGCCGTTCAACATCTTGAAAAAATGCTTGATGAGCATACATCGCAAAATACACATATATATTCATACGGCCCGGTTATTCATAACCCTCAGGTTGTAGAACATTTTAATAATCAAGGCGTTACCATAATCCATACTCTTGACGAGTTGGATACGTATCCGCCAGGAGAGCTATTAATCCGAAGTCACGGTGTATCGGAAGAAACGATAAAGAAAATCCAAGAACGGGGATTCACCATTGTTGACAGTACCTGCCCATACGTAAAAAAAATCCATCGAATTGTTGAAAAAGCCAGCCTTTCAGGGGATGCAATCCTCATCATTGGTGATGAAAATCACCCAGAGGTCATCGGCATTGCAGGATGGGCAAAAGGAGAGGTTATTATCATCAAAGACGTGGATGAGATTGACCAAATACAATGGGATAAGAACAAGACATATACAGTTGTCGCACAGACAACGTTTAACGTAGAAAAATATAAACTTATATTAAAAAAATTGCAAAAAAAATCTATTCGTGTTATTATTAACGAGACTGTTTGCCAAGCCACTGTTATGCGGCAAAGAGAAGCCTTAGAACTTTCGGAAAAAGTCACAAAAATGATTGTAATTGGTGGCAAAAATAGTTCAAATACACAAAAGTTGTATGAAATTTGTAAGAGTCAATGTAAGGATACATATTACGTTGAAACTATAGAAGAATTAGAGTTGAATGTTTTCAAAGATAATGATATTATAGGTATTACAGCGGGAGCTTCAACTCCGAAGAACATAATCGAGGAGGTCATTTCAAATGTCAGAAATGCAAAATTTTGA
- a CDS encoding protein-glutamate O-methyltransferase CheR, with protein sequence MIKDYEQFKEAVFKLSTIDLNAYKERQMKRRLDSLIRKNGFKGYDDYVAALKSNKEVYEEFITYMTINVSEFFRNKTQWDVLEKQILPYLFERFGKKITIWSAACSTGDEPYSLAMVLSKFMPLSNIKIIATDIDQQILSKAKVGLYNEKSIAGVPEEFKKEYFTQVGRSYKINDNLKRCIEFRQHDLLKDSYPKQCDLIVCRNVLIYFTEEAKDKIYTRFNQSLKKDGILFVGSTEQIIQSHRYNFSSDYTFFYKKDGEVNR encoded by the coding sequence ATGATAAAAGACTATGAACAATTTAAAGAAGCGGTTTTTAAGCTTTCAACGATTGATTTAAATGCATACAAAGAAAGGCAAATGAAGCGTCGACTCGACTCCCTAATCCGAAAAAATGGGTTTAAGGGATATGACGACTATGTAGCTGCGTTAAAATCAAATAAAGAAGTTTATGAAGAATTTATTACCTATATGACCATCAATGTTTCAGAGTTTTTTCGAAATAAAACGCAATGGGATGTATTGGAAAAACAAATTTTGCCTTATTTGTTTGAACGCTTCGGAAAAAAAATCACAATATGGTCTGCTGCATGTTCAACAGGTGATGAGCCATATTCTCTAGCGATGGTTTTGAGTAAATTTATGCCGTTAAGCAATATTAAGATTATTGCAACCGACATTGATCAACAAATTCTTTCCAAAGCTAAAGTCGGATTGTATAACGAAAAATCCATTGCCGGCGTACCTGAAGAATTTAAAAAAGAGTATTTTACCCAAGTCGGTCGGTCCTATAAAATAAACGATAATTTAAAGCGTTGCATTGAGTTTAGACAACATGACTTATTAAAAGATTCTTATCCAAAGCAGTGTGATTTGATTGTTTGTCGAAATGTCTTGATTTATTTTACGGAAGAGGCAAAAGACAAGATTTATACACGCTTTAATCAGTCGTTAAAAAAAGACGGGATATTATTTGTCGGTAGTACAGAACAAATCATTCAATCCCATCGATATAATTTTTCTTCGGACTACACATTTTTTTATAAAAAAGATGGTGAAGTCAACCGTTAA
- a CDS encoding prephenate dehydratase domain-containing protein has protein sequence MNIAVLGPKGTYTEKAAKEYMHCQGLSGELNYYSSMRKTLDAIGTECTYGVIPIENTLDGFVQIILDLLTHSKLKIIHEIVLPIRFGFIANTEKLSDVDRVFTQFKTQNQCLDFLENFREDQIITTQSNSASYQKLNEGMRTDGAIVPMHFLHQDQSFMLELDDVADSLENETRFIVLATHHNEEINPSKEWKTLLVIHDDQDRPGLLVDILNVFAKEQINLVSIISRPTKKGLGNYNFFIDVEGCYQRNEKVRAAVIKVMNEYNVVVLGSYYRVK, from the coding sequence ATGAATATAGCAGTCCTTGGGCCAAAGGGTACATATACAGAAAAAGCGGCCAAAGAATATATGCACTGTCAAGGGTTAAGCGGTGAATTAAATTATTACTCTTCAATGCGTAAAACATTAGATGCAATAGGAACAGAATGTACATATGGAGTTATTCCAATTGAAAATACACTGGATGGATTTGTTCAAATTATCCTAGATTTACTCACACATTCAAAACTTAAAATTATTCATGAGATTGTACTTCCTATACGTTTTGGATTTATTGCGAATACGGAAAAACTTTCTGACGTAGACCGAGTCTTTACACAATTTAAGACGCAAAATCAATGTCTGGATTTTTTGGAAAATTTTCGAGAAGATCAAATCATTACAACGCAAAGTAACTCTGCATCTTACCAAAAACTTAATGAAGGAATGCGTACAGACGGTGCAATTGTTCCAATGCATTTTTTACACCAAGATCAATCGTTTATGTTAGAGTTGGATGATGTTGCAGATTCCCTTGAAAATGAGACGCGATTTATTGTTTTGGCAACACACCATAATGAAGAAATCAACCCAAGCAAAGAATGGAAAACACTGTTGGTTATTCATGACGACCAAGATCGACCGGGTCTACTTGTAGACATTTTGAATGTCTTTGCCAAAGAACAAATAAACTTAGTATCCATTATATCACGTCCAACAAAAAAAGGACTCGGAAACTATAACTTTTTTATTGATGTAGAAGGGTGTTATCAGCGCAATGAAAAAGTTAGGGCAGCTGTTATTAAAGTAATGAATGAATATAATGTTGTTGTCCTAGGATCATATTATCGTGTCAAATAA
- a CDS encoding NAD(P)/FAD-dependent oxidoreductase: MYHTIVVGGGPAGMMAAIKACDAGKSVLLIEKNEKLGKKLYITGKGRCNVTNASDVEYHLKQQTCNAKFLYSAFYSFDSAMVMSFLEEEGLALKVERGQRVFPASDKSSDVIKALENAMRKRGVKVMLHSTVQELMTSHNQIEGVKLSTKETLNAQHVIIATGGVSYSMTGSTGDGHTFAKTLGHKIVPLLQGLVPIETVEEDIYELQGLSLKNVRLTAKDSQREYYSEIGEMLFTHFGVSGPLVLSASSYIARNIALKTVEVVIDLKPGLDNEKLDKRILRDFNEHQKKAIQNVLKGLLPQKMIPVLLKRCQIDPMKSIDQITREERMMLGQQMKNFTLHVKAFRKFNEAIITRGGVDVQDINPHTMESMHIKGLYFVGEVLDLDALTGGFNLQIAFSTGALAGMSTLD, from the coding sequence ATGTATCATACAATCGTAGTTGGTGGTGGACCGGCTGGCATGATGGCGGCAATCAAGGCGTGTGATGCCGGAAAATCGGTTTTGCTCATCGAAAAAAATGAAAAACTCGGAAAAAAATTATATATCACAGGAAAAGGACGTTGTAATGTAACAAACGCAAGTGATGTAGAATATCACTTAAAGCAACAAACATGTAATGCAAAGTTTTTATATAGTGCCTTTTACTCTTTTGACAGTGCTATGGTCATGTCTTTTTTGGAAGAAGAGGGATTAGCTTTAAAAGTTGAACGTGGACAGCGCGTTTTTCCGGCAAGTGATAAATCGTCTGATGTTATAAAAGCATTAGAAAATGCGATGCGAAAAAGAGGTGTCAAAGTGATGCTTCATAGCACGGTTCAAGAACTTATGACGTCACATAACCAGATTGAAGGGGTAAAATTGTCCACAAAAGAGACACTGAATGCTCAACATGTTATCATAGCTACAGGCGGAGTATCCTACAGTATGACCGGATCAACAGGTGATGGACATACCTTTGCCAAAACATTAGGACATAAGATTGTTCCTTTGTTACAAGGGCTTGTTCCGATAGAGACTGTTGAAGAAGATATCTATGAATTGCAAGGGTTATCGCTTAAAAATGTGCGTTTAACAGCAAAAGATAGCCAAAGAGAATATTATAGTGAAATTGGAGAAATGCTGTTTACCCACTTTGGCGTTAGCGGCCCACTTGTTTTATCTGCAAGTAGTTATATAGCACGCAATATAGCGCTTAAAACAGTTGAAGTCGTTATTGACTTAAAACCTGGACTGGATAACGAAAAATTAGACAAGCGTATATTACGTGATTTTAATGAACATCAAAAAAAAGCTATTCAAAACGTTTTAAAAGGCTTGTTACCACAAAAAATGATTCCTGTCCTTTTAAAACGTTGCCAGATTGACCCTATGAAATCGATTGATCAAATTACCCGTGAAGAACGTATGATGCTTGGTCAACAGATGAAGAACTTTACGTTACATGTTAAAGCGTTTCGAAAGTTTAATGAAGCCATCATTACCCGAGGCGGAGTTGATGTTCAAGATATTAATCCTCATACCATGGAGTCAATGCATATCAAAGGTTTATATTTTGTAGGTGAAGTTTTAGATTTGGATGCGTTAACGGGAGGATTTAATCTGCAAATCGCATTTTCTACAGGTGCCTTAGCAGGCATGAGTACACTCGACTAG
- a CDS encoding MurR/RpiR family transcriptional regulator: MSRQNDLIKRINSHYNQLSKGQKLLADYISNHYEKAVFLTAAKLGTIVGVSESTVVRFANELGYDGYPKLQRALEELVKNKLTSIQRVNVTSDRIDQDQILKHVLHADMEKIKVTLEEIDNDQFNKAIDYIMDAKTIYIVGVRSSASLAGFLGFYFNLMFDNVKLIHTNSVSEMFEQIHRISDEDVMIGISFPRYSKRTLKAMEYAQSRKSSVITITDSPISPMVQFSDVSLVARSEMVSFVDSLVAPLSVINAIIVALSMRKKDTIVESLERLENIWNEYQVYENDDDININYSLRREQ; the protein is encoded by the coding sequence ATGTCACGACAAAATGATTTAATTAAACGGATAAATTCCCATTACAACCAATTAAGTAAAGGTCAAAAGCTGCTTGCAGATTATATATCGAACCATTATGAAAAAGCGGTTTTTTTAACTGCTGCAAAATTAGGTACTATTGTTGGTGTCAGTGAGTCTACAGTGGTACGCTTTGCAAATGAATTGGGGTATGACGGATATCCAAAATTACAGCGGGCATTGGAAGAGCTGGTTAAAAACAAACTAACTTCAATTCAGCGTGTCAATGTAACCTCAGATCGCATAGATCAAGATCAAATATTAAAACATGTCTTGCATGCAGATATGGAAAAGATAAAGGTTACTTTAGAAGAAATAGATAATGATCAATTTAATAAAGCAATCGACTATATAATGGATGCCAAGACTATATATATCGTTGGCGTTCGAAGCAGTGCGTCATTAGCTGGCTTCTTAGGCTTCTATTTTAATCTTATGTTTGATAATGTAAAGTTGATCCATACCAATAGTGTCAGTGAAATGTTTGAACAGATTCATCGTATATCCGATGAGGACGTTATGATTGGCATTAGCTTTCCAAGATACTCCAAGCGAACGCTAAAAGCCATGGAATATGCACAATCAAGAAAAAGTAGTGTTATTACTATTACTGATAGTCCTATTTCTCCTATGGTTCAATTTTCAGATGTTAGTTTAGTGGCACGAAGTGAAATGGTCTCGTTTGTGGATTCTTTAGTTGCGCCGTTAAGCGTCATTAATGCTATCATTGTAGCCTTATCTATGCGTAAAAAAGATACAATTGTGGAAAGTTTGGAACGATTAGAAAATATATGGAACGAATATCAAGTGTATGAAAATGATGATGACATTAATATAAATTATAGTCTAAGACGAGAACAATAA
- a CDS encoding ribonuclease H-like domain-containing protein, with protein MQIIHKKIHETEYKSILEIPSFFDNSCYIDIETTGFDRKRHMIYLVGLIYKLDGIFYLEQYLCDKSSDEYELLYRLNEKLSQYDYLVHFNGQSFDLPFIHARLKLYNIPTQMDACTSIDYYHALKPYKHLLKTDNLKLKTLERLLGFQRSDPFDGGQLIELFNSYVQGDVQLRPALLLHNEQDMIGLYLLNAFYPLYVLTYTKELPTKCATLNTDKIILTKSLPDSHGYYLFEHFSPYGKVNVNMDRIECSLMLYEGVLKYFYSDYTQYYYLPVEDYAIHKSVANYVNQQYKKKATKATAYVKKKDIYVRCPLSEKEIIQLQTTENPITVFHMDYDETHTYIQIDTFKKIYPHVFTPLLKALLS; from the coding sequence ATGCAAATCATTCATAAAAAAATACATGAAACTGAGTATAAATCTATTTTAGAGATCCCATCTTTTTTTGATAATAGCTGTTATATTGATATAGAAACCACTGGGTTTGATCGAAAACGACATATGATTTACTTGGTCGGATTGATCTATAAGCTTGATGGAATATTTTATTTGGAGCAATACCTTTGTGATAAATCATCCGATGAATACGAACTTTTATATCGATTGAACGAAAAACTAAGCCAATATGACTACTTGGTTCACTTTAACGGGCAAAGTTTTGACCTACCTTTTATCCACGCACGACTTAAACTATATAATATTCCAACTCAAATGGATGCATGTACATCAATTGATTATTACCACGCTTTAAAGCCCTATAAGCATTTGCTAAAAACAGATAACCTAAAGCTTAAAACCCTTGAACGCCTTTTGGGATTTCAGCGGTCGGACCCTTTTGATGGCGGACAATTGATTGAATTATTTAATAGTTATGTCCAAGGGGACGTTCAGCTACGCCCGGCATTATTGTTACATAATGAACAAGACATGATTGGACTATATCTTTTAAATGCTTTTTATCCATTGTATGTATTGACATATACAAAGGAACTCCCCACGAAATGTGCAACATTAAACACAGATAAAATCATCCTTACAAAATCGTTGCCTGATAGTCACGGATACTATTTGTTTGAGCATTTTTCCCCTTATGGCAAGGTAAATGTAAATATGGATAGGATCGAATGTTCTCTTATGTTATATGAAGGTGTTTTAAAATATTTTTATTCGGATTATACCCAATATTATTATTTGCCTGTAGAAGATTATGCCATTCACAAATCAGTTGCTAATTATGTCAATCAGCAATACAAAAAGAAAGCTACCAAAGCTACTGCCTACGTAAAGAAAAAAGACATCTACGTACGATGTCCTTTGAGCGAAAAAGAAATTATTCAATTACAAACAACGGAAAATCCTATAACTGTTTTTCATATGGATTATGATGAAACACACACCTATATTCAAATCGATACGTTTAAAAAAATATATCCTCATGTGTTTACTCCGTTGTTAAAAGCTTTACTTTCTTAA
- the cmk gene encoding (d)CMP kinase, translating to MATPLNIAIDGPAGAGKSTIAKALAKKMSYIYVDTGAMYRAIGYYIYTHMGEDIHDEEKRNQFIDTHIEKINVNIGYENGMQQIFLQDENVTSKIRTQEIGHIASIISTNKYVRLFLVKEQQKLAKRKSVVMDGRDIGTHVLPDAPLKIFLTASVDVRALRRYKELEEKGESPNLEQIQQEIEARDYRDMHREYAPLKQAQDAVVIDTSNMGINEVVNTIYEQAKKLGM from the coding sequence ATTGCAACACCTTTAAATATCGCCATTGATGGTCCGGCTGGCGCAGGTAAAAGCACTATTGCCAAGGCCCTTGCAAAAAAAATGTCCTACATTTATGTAGATACAGGAGCTATGTACCGAGCGATAGGATACTATATATATACACATATGGGCGAAGATATACATGATGAAGAAAAGCGCAATCAATTCATTGATACGCATATCGAAAAAATCAACGTAAATATTGGGTATGAAAATGGGATGCAACAGATTTTTTTACAAGACGAAAATGTAACATCAAAAATTCGTACTCAAGAAATAGGACATATTGCCTCTATTATTTCTACGAACAAATATGTTAGACTGTTTTTAGTCAAAGAACAACAAAAATTAGCAAAGCGAAAATCTGTTGTTATGGATGGACGTGATATAGGTACACATGTACTGCCCGATGCGCCGCTTAAGATTTTTTTAACGGCAAGTGTAGACGTTCGTGCATTACGTCGATATAAAGAACTTGAAGAGAAGGGCGAAAGTCCCAACTTAGAACAAATCCAACAAGAAATTGAAGCCCGTGATTATAGGGATATGCATCGAGAGTATGCACCGCTTAAACAAGCACAGGACGCGGTTGTTATTGACACGTCGAATATGGGAATCAATGAAGTTGTTAATACCATATATGAACAAGCAAAAAAGTTAGGAATGTAA
- the rpsA gene encoding 30S ribosomal protein S1, translated as MSEMQNFEQMLEDSIIQIHRGEIVEGTIIGVNADEIYVNIGYKSDGIIPKSEFSNFPTVDLRKEVEVGQKIRSKVLRVNDGEGQVLLTYKRLKAEEGLNYVEELFNSKEVVTAKVNLVLKGGLVVIIKEVRVFIPASLVSDEYVSDLEQFKNEELSFVITEFNLKKNRIIGNRRILIEKEKNLKMDEIFETIQVGDVMDGVVKNITDYGAFVNVGGVDGLVHISELSWGRIRSPKDVVKVGDEVKVRILDINKDKKKISLSMKFKDENPWNDAEEKYAVGNVVTGRVARMTDFGAFIELETGVDALLHVSQISVKHVEKPSDVLSVGEQVTAKVTDLNLDEKKISLSVKELEKVDEDGAEEVVEAEEAVDTEE; from the coding sequence ATGTCAGAAATGCAAAATTTTGAACAAATGTTGGAAGATTCAATAATCCAAATTCATAGAGGAGAGATAGTAGAGGGTACTATAATTGGTGTCAATGCTGATGAGATTTATGTTAACATCGGTTATAAATCCGATGGTATCATTCCTAAAAGTGAATTTTCTAATTTTCCAACAGTCGATCTGCGAAAAGAAGTTGAAGTAGGTCAAAAAATTCGCTCTAAAGTTTTAAGAGTTAATGACGGAGAAGGACAAGTATTATTAACGTACAAGCGTCTTAAAGCAGAAGAAGGATTGAATTATGTAGAAGAACTATTTAATTCAAAAGAAGTTGTTACAGCGAAGGTGAATCTTGTACTTAAAGGTGGCTTAGTTGTCATCATTAAAGAAGTACGTGTATTTATTCCTGCGTCTCTTGTGTCCGATGAATATGTATCAGACCTTGAACAATTTAAGAATGAAGAACTATCTTTTGTTATTACTGAGTTTAACTTGAAGAAAAATCGTATTATCGGTAATCGACGTATCTTAATTGAAAAAGAAAAGAACTTAAAAATGGATGAAATATTTGAAACCATTCAAGTAGGCGATGTTATGGACGGTGTTGTTAAAAACATTACAGATTATGGCGCTTTTGTTAATGTAGGCGGCGTTGATGGTCTTGTTCACATTTCTGAATTATCATGGGGACGTATTCGTTCACCTAAAGATGTTGTTAAAGTTGGTGACGAAGTTAAAGTACGTATCTTAGATATCAATAAAGACAAAAAGAAAATTTCTCTTTCAATGAAATTCAAAGATGAAAATCCTTGGAATGATGCTGAAGAAAAATATGCTGTAGGCAATGTTGTTACTGGTCGTGTGGCTCGTATGACAGATTTCGGTGCATTTATTGAACTTGAAACAGGTGTTGATGCATTATTACATGTATCTCAAATCTCTGTTAAGCATGTTGAAAAACCTTCAGACGTATTATCTGTAGGTGAGCAAGTTACTGCAAAAGTAACAGATTTAAACTTAGACGAAAAGAAAATCAGCTTGTCTGTTAAAGAACTTGAAAAAGTTGATGAAGATGGTGCTGAAGAAGTCGTAGAAGCTGAAGAAGCAGTAGATACAGAAGAGTAA
- a CDS encoding sodium ion-translocating decarboxylase subunit beta, translating to MNLDRGFDFNYIFSGSLGNLLMIIIAFILMYLAIKKEFEPLLLLPIAFGMFLVNLPISGIMDGPITQLTFEGVTQEFQGSLTQVASRVALVFESQTGANFYDHAKEIPGGLLYYIYYGNKLGIFPPLIFMGVGVMTDFAPLLANPKSFLLGAAAQFGIFLAFFGALAFGFNNGESASIAIIGGADGPTAIYTAIKLAPHLLAPIAVAAYSYMSLVPIIQPPIMRALTTKEERMIKMQQLRPVSQLEKILFPIIVTLLVILILPSTTALIGMLMFGNLIKVSGVTEKLAEVASGPLMYTITIFLGITVGATTRAADFLNTSTLFILILGLLAFAFGTAAGVLLGKVMCKLSGGKINPLIGAAGVSAVPMAARVVQKVGQKENSSNFLLMHAMGPNVAGVIGSAVAAGVFLSLYL from the coding sequence ATGAACTTGGATCGAGGGTTTGATTTTAACTATATTTTTTCCGGAAGTCTTGGAAACTTATTGATGATTATTATTGCTTTTATACTTATGTATTTAGCAATAAAAAAAGAATTTGAACCATTACTTTTATTGCCCATTGCTTTTGGTATGTTTTTAGTTAATCTACCTATTTCAGGGATTATGGATGGACCTATTACGCAATTGACATTTGAGGGCGTGACCCAAGAATTTCAAGGAAGTCTAACACAAGTAGCTTCACGAGTTGCGCTTGTCTTTGAATCCCAAACCGGGGCGAATTTTTATGATCACGCAAAAGAAATTCCTGGTGGGCTATTGTATTATATTTATTATGGAAATAAATTAGGAATTTTCCCACCGTTAATTTTTATGGGTGTGGGTGTTATGACAGATTTTGCGCCATTATTAGCAAACCCTAAAAGCTTCTTATTAGGAGCAGCAGCGCAGTTTGGTATATTTTTAGCATTTTTTGGAGCGTTGGCATTTGGATTTAACAATGGCGAATCCGCATCCATTGCAATTATTGGAGGTGCAGATGGACCGACAGCAATATATACAGCGATTAAGCTAGCGCCACATTTGCTGGCACCTATTGCAGTGGCTGCATATTCATACATGTCCTTGGTTCCCATTATACAACCGCCGATCATGCGTGCGTTGACAACGAAGGAAGAGCGAATGATCAAAATGCAGCAATTACGACCGGTATCACAGCTTGAAAAAATACTCTTTCCTATTATTGTTACGTTGCTCGTTATTTTGATTTTACCTTCAACAACAGCACTTATTGGAATGTTAATGTTTGGAAACTTGATTAAGGTATCTGGGGTGACGGAAAAATTAGCAGAAGTAGCCTCTGGACCACTAATGTATACGATTACTATTTTCTTAGGTATTACAGTTGGGGCAACAACTCGAGCTGCAGATTTTTTAAACACATCTACGCTCTTTATCTTGATTTTAGGTCTTTTGGCTTTTGCATTTGGGACTGCGGCCGGTGTATTGTTAGGTAAGGTTATGTGTAAATTATCTGGCGGAAAGATTAATCCATTGATTGGTGCGGCCGGTGTATCTGCTGTTCCAATGGCAGCGCGTGTTGTGCAAAAAGTAGGACAAAAAGAAAATTCTTCGAACTTCTTGCTTATGCATGCGATGGGCCCTAATGTTGCAGGAGTTATAGGCTCTGCAGTTGCTGCAGGTGTATTCTTATCCTTATACTTATAA
- a CDS encoding DUF2118 domain-containing protein codes for MRRFQVTVNGNTYEVDVEELSGGASIAPVSQPTKSVAPSNPVAQASPSTGNGDTLLEAPMQGKIVSVKVAVGDAVNEGDVVAVLEAMKMENEIVAPSAGTVASINVTSGQAVEAGDLIASLN; via the coding sequence ATGAGAAGATTTCAAGTTACAGTAAATGGAAATACATATGAGGTGGATGTTGAGGAACTAAGCGGCGGAGCAAGTATAGCTCCTGTTAGTCAACCGACAAAAAGTGTAGCGCCGTCAAACCCTGTTGCTCAAGCAAGCCCATCTACCGGTAATGGAGACACCCTTTTAGAAGCTCCGATGCAAGGAAAAATCGTTTCTGTTAAAGTTGCTGTTGGTGATGCAGTTAATGAGGGCGATGTTGTTGCTGTGCTCGAAGCAATGAAAATGGAAAATGAAATTGTTGCACCGAGTGCAGGAACAGTTGCAAGTATTAATGTGACATCAGGCCAAGCAGTAGAAGCAGGAGATTTAATCGCTTCTCTAAACTAA
- a CDS encoding oxaloacetate decarboxylase subunit alpha, protein MSELIKKPVKITDTILRDAHQSLIATRMRTEDMLPIVEKLDRVGYHSVEMWGGATFDSCLRFLKEDPWERLRLLRGGFKNTKMQMLLRGQNLLGYRHYADDVVEYFVQKAIANGIDIVRIFDALNDMRNVKTALDATKREGGHAQVAIAYTLSDFHTIDYYAELAKRIEDMGADSICIKDMAGLLVPYEATKLVTKIKEVTDLELQVHSHYTSGVASMAYLKAVEAGADIIDCAVSPFSMGTAQPATEVMVETFKGTPYDTGLDETLLAEIADYFRPIRENALESGLLSSKILGVNIKTLLYQVPGGMLSNLVSQLNEQGASDKFYDVLEEIPRVRSDFGYPPLVTPSSQIVGTQAVLNVLGGERYKMISKESKALVRGEYGRTPMEISTEIKNKIIGDEETITCRPADLLAPELEPLRKETMRWAQQDEDVLSYALFPQVAKEYFEYREAQQSKVDPKQPGIQHKAYPV, encoded by the coding sequence ATGTCAGAACTCATTAAAAAACCTGTTAAAATAACAGATACAATATTACGCGACGCCCATCAATCTCTAATTGCGACACGTATGCGTACAGAAGATATGCTACCTATTGTTGAAAAATTAGATCGTGTTGGATATCATTCCGTTGAAATGTGGGGCGGAGCGACCTTTGATTCATGTCTTCGTTTTTTAAAAGAAGATCCATGGGAACGCTTACGATTACTACGAGGTGGTTTTAAAAACACAAAAATGCAAATGCTTTTACGGGGGCAAAACTTATTAGGATATCGTCATTATGCCGATGATGTGGTTGAGTATTTTGTCCAAAAAGCTATTGCAAATGGTATTGATATTGTTCGAATCTTTGATGCACTTAATGACATGCGAAATGTTAAAACAGCACTTGATGCAACCAAACGTGAAGGTGGACATGCACAAGTGGCCATTGCATACACGTTATCTGACTTTCATACAATCGACTATTATGCTGAATTGGCAAAGCGTATTGAAGATATGGGTGCAGATTCAATTTGTATTAAAGATATGGCAGGATTACTTGTACCCTATGAAGCAACAAAGCTTGTAACAAAAATAAAAGAAGTGACGGATTTGGAACTTCAAGTACATTCCCACTATACTTCAGGAGTTGCGAGTATGGCTTACCTAAAAGCAGTTGAAGCGGGAGCAGATATTATTGATTGTGCAGTGAGTCCTTTTTCGATGGGAACTGCACAACCAGCAACGGAAGTAATGGTCGAAACATTTAAGGGAACACCTTATGACACAGGGCTTGATGAAACACTTCTTGCAGAGATTGCAGATTACTTTAGACCGATTCGTGAAAACGCATTAGAAAGTGGCTTGTTAAGCTCTAAAATACTTGGCGTTAACATAAAAACGTTGTTATACCAAGTTCCAGGTGGTATGTTGTCTAATCTTGTTAGCCAGCTAAATGAGCAAGGGGCCAGCGATAAATTTTATGATGTCTTGGAAGAAATACCGCGTGTACGTTCAGATTTTGGTTATCCGCCGTTAGTTACGCCTTCGAGTCAGATTGTTGGAACCCAAGCGGTTCTTAATGTCCTTGGTGGTGAACGTTACAAGATGATTTCCAAAGAATCCAAAGCGTTAGTTCGCGGGGAGTACGGAAGAACACCTATGGAGATTTCTACAGAGATAAAAAATAAAATTATCGGTGATGAAGAAACCATAACGTGTAGACCGGCAGATTTGCTTGCGCCAGAACTAGAGCCATTGCGAAAAGAAACGATGCGATGGGCGCAACAAGATGAAGATGTTTTATCCTATGCGCTTTTCCCACAAGTTGCCAAAGAATATTTTGAGTATCGTGAAGCGCAACAGTCGAAAGTTGACCCTAAACAACCAGGTATACAACATAAGGCGTATCCGGTATAA